A stretch of Lentibacillus sp. JNUCC-1 DNA encodes these proteins:
- a CDS encoding IS3 family transposase (programmed frameshift), whose protein sequence is MTNKRYSEEQKTAALKRMMPPQNESVKALSKETGISDVTLYKWRKEARASGNAAPGNGQTSDRWSSEDKFLVVMETYAMNEKEIAEYCRKKGLYREQINAWQEACLQANGKALGLSKELNGQLKEEKQRSQSLEKDLKKKEKALAEAAALLLLRKKAPERFGGPRGRMIDPSDRLRAVELIQEANRNGARLSKACEELHIHVRTYQRWVAEGDVKIDQRPHAERPIPKNKISEEERTEILEVVNQESYADLPPTQIIPLLADQGKYIASESTFYRVLREEKMQNHRGRSQKPKKRIPESHLATAPNQVWTWDITWLGGPVKGLFYRLYLILDLFSRKVVGWEVWETEEAQYAEKLVKKAVLKEEIKGRPLVLHSDNGSPMKAATFLGLLETLGIQSSFSRPRVSNDNPYSEAMFRTLKYRPEFPHEGFVSLEEARKWASQFVEWYNDVHLHSALNFVTPVQCHNGAYKDILAQRQVIYEQAKQKHPERWGSRGTRDWSPHEEVALNPMREDTAVASGDS, encoded by the exons ATGACAAATAAGCGATATTCAGAGGAACAAAAAACGGCGGCATTGAAGCGGATGATGCCACCACAAAATGAATCAGTGAAAGCATTGAGTAAAGAGACTGGCATCTCAGACGTGACACTGTATAAGTGGCGAAAGGAGGCCAGAGCGTCTGGTAACGCAGCTCCTGGCAATGGGCAAACCAGCGATCGATGGAGCAGCGAAGATAAGTTTCTTGTCGTCATGGAGACATATGCCATGAACGAGAAAGAAATAGCGGAATATTGCCGGAAAAAAGGCTTATACCGCGAACAGATCAATGCCTGGCAAGAAGCTTGCCTTCAGGCGAATGGAAAAGCTCTTGGCTTGTCTAAAGAGCTGAATGGACAGTTGAAAGAGGAAAAACAACGATCACAGTCTTTAGAAAAAGATCTAAAAAAGAAGGAGAAAGCATTGGCGGAAGCGGCTGCGTTGTTACTTCTTAGAAAAAAGGC GCCCGAGCGATTTGGGGGACCAAGAGGACGAATGATCGATCCGTCAGATCGCTTACGTGCCGTAGAATTAATTCAGGAAGCCAATCGAAATGGCGCGCGTCTTTCAAAAGCATGTGAAGAATTGCATATTCACGTACGGACTTATCAAAGGTGGGTGGCTGAAGGCGATGTCAAGATCGATCAACGTCCTCACGCAGAGCGGCCAATACCCAAGAACAAAATATCAGAAGAAGAAAGAACCGAAATTCTGGAGGTTGTAAACCAGGAATCATATGCCGATTTACCTCCCACACAAATTATCCCCCTTCTGGCTGATCAGGGGAAATATATTGCATCCGAATCAACGTTTTATCGCGTACTACGCGAAGAAAAAATGCAGAATCATCGTGGCCGCAGTCAAAAGCCCAAAAAGCGAATTCCCGAAAGTCACTTGGCAACGGCACCGAATCAGGTTTGGACTTGGGATATCACATGGCTCGGCGGCCCTGTGAAAGGATTATTCTACCGATTGTACTTGATCCTTGATCTGTTTAGTCGCAAAGTTGTTGGTTGGGAAGTGTGGGAAACAGAGGAAGCTCAGTACGCTGAAAAGCTCGTCAAAAAAGCTGTACTGAAAGAGGAAATCAAAGGCAGGCCTTTAGTACTGCACTCTGATAATGGCAGCCCTATGAAAGCCGCAACGTTCCTTGGATTGCTTGAGACCTTGGGTATTCAAAGCTCATTTTCCAGGCCCCGAGTAAGCAATGACAATCCATATTCGGAAGCGATGTTCCGGACACTTAAGTACCGACCGGAGTTTCCTCATGAAGGTTTTGTCTCCTTGGAGGAGGCGAGAAAATGGGCAAGTCAGTTTGTCGAATGGTATAACGACGTTCATTTACACAGTGCTTTAAATTTCGTGACACCTGTACAGTGCCATAATGGGGCATATAAAGATATTTTGGCACAACGTCAAGTCATCTATGAACAGGCAAAACAAAAACATCCAGAACGTTGGGGATCCAGGGGCACAAGGGATTGGTCTCCTCATGAAGAGGTTGCACTGAATCCAATGCGTGAGGATACTGCCGTGGCCTCAGGTGATTCATAG
- a CDS encoding ABC transporter permease, whose protein sequence is MFQLILFEFKKVYKSLFFRLMLLLIILLIITYYIFVYMNTVRTDHLIADEKMKISQLEQTIAEQEQSEGNSVNDINSDQLTKTQKKVQALEQKDWHTLLDIEIKQMEPGMSQRMDLEYMGPSQWPSFFTEVSFLEKYRLMRDRDIAPVLPIHFVSQRTIYDVTYETSLLEKSVLEYSNKYSSVGLNFLNRMFQTSLGVIGAAFFVFLFGDMFTKEGLGRHGPIHFLRTQPLHFWRIMVGKVLVALALSAAVLFGVIVVSLLMGTVFDRFGDYDYPVLVYGDDFTFSFMNMSTLLIKSVGLFLMVLLFCYLLLMFYSIITKRAVLAIGLTLATVFIGASLSEPLGALDVVPLNPFQYFSVVDVATQELAASLQNFNISFTNGLIVLATASALLALAVYIVTQIKLRQGLILLRRGRHDHQR, encoded by the coding sequence TTGTTCCAATTAATTCTATTCGAATTTAAAAAGGTATATAAATCGCTTTTTTTTCGTCTCATGCTTTTATTGATTATTTTATTGATCATTACATATTACATTTTCGTTTATATGAATACCGTACGAACGGACCATTTGATTGCCGATGAAAAGATGAAAATCTCGCAGCTTGAACAGACAATCGCTGAACAGGAGCAGTCAGAAGGGAATTCGGTGAATGACATTAATAGCGATCAGCTGACTAAAACCCAAAAAAAGGTGCAGGCACTAGAGCAAAAGGACTGGCATACGCTTTTGGATATAGAAATTAAGCAAATGGAACCAGGTATGAGCCAAAGAATGGACCTTGAGTATATGGGGCCTTCCCAGTGGCCATCGTTTTTTACAGAAGTTAGTTTTTTGGAGAAATATAGGCTGATGCGTGATAGAGATATTGCACCTGTGCTGCCCATCCATTTTGTATCACAGCGGACGATTTATGATGTTACTTATGAAACATCCCTACTGGAGAAGTCAGTTTTAGAATACAGCAATAAATATTCTTCGGTCGGCCTGAACTTTCTTAATCGAATGTTTCAAACTTCTCTTGGGGTAATTGGTGCGGCCTTCTTTGTTTTTCTGTTTGGAGATATGTTTACCAAAGAAGGGCTAGGCCGCCATGGTCCCATACATTTTCTAAGAACACAGCCTTTACATTTTTGGAGAATTATGGTCGGTAAAGTGTTGGTGGCTTTAGCCTTAAGTGCAGCCGTTTTATTCGGTGTCATTGTCGTTTCTCTTCTTATGGGAACAGTGTTTGACCGCTTTGGAGATTATGATTATCCTGTACTAGTTTACGGAGATGATTTCACGTTTTCATTTATGAATATGAGTACGCTCCTCATAAAATCAGTCGGGTTGTTTTTGATGGTGCTGCTTTTTTGTTACCTATTGCTCATGTTTTACTCGATTATAACGAAGCGAGCGGTTCTTGCGATTGGATTAACATTGGCAACAGTCTTTATTGGTGCCAGCCTGAGTGAACCATTGGGCGCTCTGGATGTCGTGCCGCTGAATCCGTTCCAGTATTTTTCGGTTGTTGATGTTGCCACCCAGGAATTAGCCGCTTCCTTGCAAAACTTTAATATCTCATTCACAAACGGACTGATCGTCTTGGCAACGGCCAGTGCATTGCTTGCTTTGGCCGTTTATATCGTCACACAAATAAAGCTTCGACAAGGACTTATCTTATTGAGGAGGGGTAGACATGATCATCAACGTTAG
- a CDS encoding IS110 family transposase, translating into MNYNQNHKIAQITESTLIVGIDIAKDKHVARAQDYRGIEFGKRLIFENRIHGYQKLLDWVARLQEKNQKTHVMFGVEPTGHFWKSLAYYLNAKGYDFVLVNPMHVKKSKELDDNSPTKNDTKDARVIAQMVKDGRYSVPNLLDGVYAELREGIKLRDQLTKQLMIVEGRIQNAIQRYFPEFDDVFNDWNGKTAICTLREFPFPSDIQDMTPEDVLSTWKTVVKSGVGIKRANQLVQAAQKSIGVQIGLRFARQELQTLLDQYELYNQQLVSLDKEIETLITDLPGAKEMMAIKGIGPTTVATFFAEVGDLSNYSHPQQIVSMAGLSLKEHSSGKFKGQTRIDKRGRKRLRRAIYLAVRPLVAHNSTFKTLHHYYTTRPDRPLKKQQSLIALCGKLIRVLFAIGTKQCEFDGSKLLQGLPELQTSQVA; encoded by the coding sequence ATGAATTATAACCAAAATCACAAAATCGCGCAAATCACAGAATCCACATTGATCGTGGGGATTGACATCGCAAAAGACAAACACGTAGCTCGCGCACAAGATTATCGAGGTATTGAATTTGGCAAACGATTGATCTTTGAAAATCGAATACACGGTTATCAAAAGCTGCTTGATTGGGTAGCTAGGCTTCAAGAGAAAAACCAAAAGACACATGTCATGTTTGGCGTTGAACCGACTGGCCACTTTTGGAAGAGTCTAGCCTACTACCTGAACGCCAAAGGTTATGACTTTGTGTTAGTTAACCCGATGCATGTTAAAAAAAGCAAAGAGCTGGACGACAATTCGCCCACAAAAAATGATACGAAAGACGCACGTGTTATTGCACAGATGGTTAAGGATGGTCGATACTCTGTACCGAACCTTCTTGACGGTGTTTATGCCGAGTTAAGGGAAGGGATTAAATTACGAGATCAACTCACCAAACAGCTGATGATTGTCGAAGGACGCATCCAAAACGCCATACAACGGTATTTTCCGGAGTTTGATGATGTGTTTAATGACTGGAATGGTAAGACAGCTATTTGTACACTGCGTGAATTCCCATTTCCATCTGATATTCAGGATATGACCCCTGAAGACGTGCTTTCAACGTGGAAAACAGTCGTTAAAAGTGGTGTGGGCATCAAACGTGCCAATCAGCTTGTCCAAGCTGCCCAGAAAAGCATTGGTGTTCAGATAGGTTTGCGCTTTGCCAGGCAGGAATTACAGACTCTGCTTGATCAATATGAATTGTACAACCAACAACTTGTGTCATTGGATAAAGAGATCGAAACACTTATAACAGATCTACCTGGAGCTAAAGAAATGATGGCTATTAAAGGCATTGGTCCCACGACAGTGGCCACGTTTTTCGCCGAGGTCGGAGACCTCTCCAACTACAGTCATCCCCAGCAAATTGTAAGTATGGCTGGTCTATCCTTAAAAGAACACAGCTCGGGTAAATTCAAAGGGCAAACACGAATAGACAAGCGTGGACGCAAGCGATTGAGAAGAGCGATCTATTTAGCTGTGCGCCCACTGGTAGCACATAATTCGACGTTCAAGACATTGCATCATTATTACACCACGCGTCCCGATCGTCCTTTGAAAAAGCAACAATCTCTGATCGCTTTGTGCGGTAAGTTGATACGTGTCTTATTCGCCATTGGCACGAAGCAGTGTGAATTTGATGGAAGTAAACTACTACAAGGACTACCTGAATTACAAACAAGTCAGGTGGCATGA